GCCACCGAGCCGGACGGATCGAACGTCATCCGGTTGACCGGCCCCCGGTAGATCCTGGCGGGATCGGTTTCCTGACCCAGGAGGACGATCCCCTCGGGGCCGAGATCGGCCGTCCGCAGGATAAACGGAAGGTCGGACGCGATCCGGCGGTAGCCACCCTTCTCGTCGTAGCGCCAGATATCGGACAGGACCTTGCTACCCGCGAACCGCACCGACAGGATCTCCGCCACTCCATCCCGGTCGATGTCCCGCGCGTCCAGGTGGAACAGCCCGGGCCCCGCTTCGGGAATCCGCGCCTCCTCCCGGAGATCGTCCCCTTCCAGCCCGTAGACCACGATCCCGGAATCGTAGGCGGCCGCGACCTCCATTTTCCCGTCCCGGTCGAGGTCGGACATCGCGACGGACACCACTTCCCCGGGAATGGCCGAGCTCCGGGAGATCGTCCCGTCGAAGCGGAGGACGCCGCTTCCTCCATGCCCTCCCGTACCGAAGAAGAGGTCGCTCATCCGGCGGGCCGCTTCCGAGCCCAGGCCGCGGAACAGGGAGACGTATCGCTCGGAGCCCGCAGGAAGGTCCTCCAGGCGGTCCGATACGACTACGGTCCTCCCCTTCCCGGGATCCTCAACGGGCGCCAGCGTCACGTCGAGCGTCACCCCTTTCCCGATCCGGGAAAGGGTCCCCCCGACGATGTAGGAAGCGCCGAGCGACCTCGCCTTTCCCCGACGGGCCTCCTCCGTATTCTCCGGGATCGGGGAGGCGGGGGACCGCACGTCGAACCGTTCCCCCAGCTTCTCTTTAAGCGCCTTCTCGAGGATAGGGACCGCGGGGAGCAGGACGTTGTCTCCCGTCGCGGGAAGGACTTCCGGAGGGAAGAGGGCGACGACCTGCCGCGCGGCGTCCGCGGGCAGGGAATAAGCGGCCAGGATCGCGAGAACGAAAAGGAGCCGCTTCATCTTAAAAGGGACGAGATCTTCTTGAACTCCGGGGTCGCCGCCACCTTCAGGAGCTGGAACACCGCGGTTTCCATCGGCACGAGCCGTACCCCGGCGTCCCGCATGGCCTCGATGCCGCTGCGGTGGTTGTGCGGATACCGGGAGGACACGCCGTCGTCCAGCACGAATACCTCGTAGCCCGCGTTCAGGAGGTCCAGCGCGGTCTGGTAGACGCAGACGTGGGTTTCCATGCCCGCCAGGATCACCTGCCTGCGTCCCGTCTTCGCCAGGACGGAAAGGAATCCCTCGTCCCGGGCGCAGCTGAACGTCGTCTTTTCCACCAGCTCGTGCGGTCTCCCCTCCAGCGCCTGGAGGATCTGCGGGACGGTCCGCCCCAGCCCCTTGGGATACTGCTCCGTGAGGAGTATCGGGACCCCGAGAACGCCCGCCGCCTCGATGGCGACCACGATGTTCTTCCGGGATCGCTCGTACAGCTCCTTGTCGATCGCGGGGACCAGCCGCTCCTGGACGTCGATCACGACCAGCGCCGCATCCTCCCGCTCGAGCACCCGCTTCATCCGCCGCCTCCCCTATCGCTCCAGTTCATCCGCCGCAGCGGATGACCTCTTCCGTCAAGACCGTCAGCTTCTCGAAGCCGTCCCGGGTCACGAGATACGTATTCTCCAGGCCGGCCGCCCCCTCTCCCGGGAAGACGAACTTGGGCTCGAGCGTGAACGCCATCCCGGGCGCGAGCTCGGTCTCCATCCCCTTCGCGATGAAGGGGAACTCGTCCACCTCGATCCCCACACCGTGCCCGATGAATTTCGTATTATAGCCCGGCGCCCCCATGAAGTTGTCCCCGAATCTCGAACGCGCGGCGACCGCCATCCCCGCCTCGTACAGCTCCCCAGCCACCGCTCCCGGACGGATCCCCGCCTCGATGGCCCGCATCACCTCCAGGGAAAGGAGATGCGCCTCCTCCATTTTCGCCGGCATGGCCCCGATGCTGTAGGTTCTCGCCATGTCCGCAAGGTATCCGCCCTGCGACCAGATCAGGTCGACGATGACCGGCTCGTTCCTCCGGATCGATCGGTATCCCTGCCCCGCGGGCGAATAGGGGTTCAATCCTTTTCCCGCCGTGGGGGTATCGGCGAAGGAAGGGACCGCCGCGTCCGGCCCGGAGATCACGCACCCGATCCCGATGTCCTGGTTGAAGGCGCGCATCCGTGCCGTGCCGGTGTGCCCCCCCGCGAGCGCTTCCGCCTGGAGGGCCGCCTGCAGCGCCATCTCGGTCGTGCCGGGCCCGATCTTCCCTTGCGCCCCGGAGAGGAGGGACGCCAGCCTGCGCCCGCATTCCCTCAAGGCATCCGCCTCGTGGGGCGACTTCACCGCCCGCAACGCGCGCACCAAGGGGGATACGTCCTCGGCCGCCGCCCCGGGGAAGAGCGGCTGGAACCGCTGGAAGACGGCCACGGGAAGGACATCCATCTCGTAGCCCACCTTGCGGAAGGAAACCCCCTTTGCCGCAAACCAGGCCGGGACCTCCTTCGGGCTCCGGATCCTGACGACCTCGGAAAGGGGCGATTCCTCGCGGGCCCGTTCGTGGACCCTCCTGCAGAAGTATGCCGCCTCGCCGTCCGCGGGAACGATCAGGATCCCCTGCTGGATCGAGCCGGTGAAGTAGAACAGGTCCGCGTTCTGGACGATGAATGCCGCGTCCAGCCCCTCCTCGCGGAGCTTTTCCTGCAGCTTCCCGATCCGGCTCCGGATCTCCTCGCCCGGCGTCAGCGCATACCCTTCCATCTCAATCCCACTTTCTCAGGTCGAGGATCTTCTTTTCCCGCTCCTCGACCTCCCTTTCGGACATGTAGCGGACGACGCCTCCCAGGCGTGTGATTCCCCGGGCTTCCTCGACGATCCGTTCCGTCAACCGGGTGGAAGGATCGACCCCTTTTTTCAGGACGACCCGGATCTCCAGCAGGTCCTCGTGGCCCGTCCGGGACACGAGAAACTGCGCCGACGCGATTTCCCCGACCTTCTTCTCGAGCTGGGAGACCTGTTCCGGATGGACGAACATCCCCTTGACCTTGGTGACCTGGTCCACGCGTCCCACGATCCTCTGGAGCCGGTGGGAGGTCCTCCCGCACGGGCACGGTCCCTCATTGACAAGGGAAAGGTCTCCCGTGGCGAAGCGGACCAGCGGGTAGGCCCGGTTCGGGAGGGTGACCACGACTTCCCCCACGCTCCCCGGAACGACGGGCGCGCCGGTCACCGGATCGAGCATCTCGAGAAGGATCTCGTCCGGGATGTGCATCCCCGCGGCCTCCCGGCATTCGTAGCCTACCATGCCGACATCCGCGGTCCCGTACGACTGCCGG
This sequence is a window from Thermodesulfobacteriota bacterium. Protein-coding genes within it:
- a CDS encoding Xaa-Pro peptidase family protein produces the protein MEGYALTPGEEIRSRIGKLQEKLREEGLDAAFIVQNADLFYFTGSIQQGILIVPADGEAAYFCRRVHERAREESPLSEVVRIRSPKEVPAWFAAKGVSFRKVGYEMDVLPVAVFQRFQPLFPGAAAEDVSPLVRALRAVKSPHEADALRECGRRLASLLSGAQGKIGPGTTEMALQAALQAEALAGGHTGTARMRAFNQDIGIGCVISGPDAAVPSFADTPTAGKGLNPYSPAGQGYRSIRRNEPVIVDLIWSQGGYLADMARTYSIGAMPAKMEEAHLLSLEVMRAIEAGIRPGAVAGELYEAGMAVAARSRFGDNFMGAPGYNTKFIGHGVGIEVDEFPFIAKGMETELAPGMAFTLEPKFVFPGEGAAGLENTYLVTRDGFEKLTVLTEEVIRCGG
- a CDS encoding VCBS repeat-containing protein; the encoded protein is MKRLLFVLAILAAYSLPADAARQVVALFPPEVLPATGDNVLLPAVPILEKALKEKLGERFDVRSPASPIPENTEEARRGKARSLGASYIVGGTLSRIGKGVTLDVTLAPVEDPGKGRTVVVSDRLEDLPAGSERYVSLFRGLGSEAARRMSDLFFGTGGHGGSGVLRFDGTISRSSAIPGEVVSVAMSDLDRDGKMEVAAAYDSGIVVYGLEGDDLREEARIPEAGPGLFHLDARDIDRDGVAEILSVRFAGSKVLSDIWRYDEKGGYRRIASDLPFILRTADLGPEGIVLLGQETDPARIYRGPVNRMTFDPSGSVAVSNRDGALPLPEGTFILAFTPLRWKDEIRYAVLSSRDRIVYLDSAGKELWEGLDAFAGTDVALPAMQGKLRLPV
- a CDS encoding hydrolase, whose protein sequence is MKRVLEREDAALVVIDVQERLVPAIDKELYERSRKNIVVAIEAAGVLGVPILLTEQYPKGLGRTVPQILQALEGRPHELVEKTTFSCARDEGFLSVLAKTGRRQVILAGMETHVCVYQTALDLLNAGYEVFVLDDGVSSRYPHNHRSGIEAMRDAGVRLVPMETAVFQLLKVAATPEFKKISSLLR